One window of the Chitinophaga niabensis genome contains the following:
- a CDS encoding class I SAM-dependent methyltransferase, whose product MNMLEKKTADLTSTFSNLDANRLDQFLLTFTHEVQQLEKYYSREVITHAIHPIRHLAAASPFLQRAQRWPRGYQGDFQTIEHILNAENKARPGTMAYAIEDFFLHSPICQQHRNKVTAQAALISSVIAGNAAARILSIGCGTSADLYACSEALAASACEIVLVDTDASALEYSRSRLPELEGRLSVIEGNIYRIAKKISAHFDLIIIGGVFDYLEDKAIVAITKELRAKLSPDGILFFTNIATGNPYRVSMEYLADWCLIERSSNDIFNLLKSSGAHERYEIEKEDTGLTYLVKVYKK is encoded by the coding sequence ATGAACATGCTCGAGAAGAAAACAGCAGACCTCACCAGCACCTTTTCCAACCTTGATGCCAACAGGCTGGACCAGTTCCTGCTTACCTTCACCCATGAGGTACAGCAGCTGGAAAAATACTATTCCAGGGAGGTGATCACACATGCCATCCATCCCATCAGGCACCTGGCTGCCGCCTCTCCATTCCTCCAAAGAGCACAGCGCTGGCCCCGTGGTTACCAGGGCGATTTTCAGACCATAGAGCACATCCTCAATGCAGAGAATAAAGCCAGGCCCGGCACTATGGCTTATGCTATAGAGGACTTCTTTCTCCATTCCCCCATTTGCCAGCAACACCGCAACAAGGTAACAGCCCAGGCCGCATTGATCTCTTCCGTAATAGCAGGGAATGCAGCCGCGAGGATACTCTCCATCGGCTGTGGCACTTCGGCAGACCTTTATGCATGCAGCGAAGCCCTTGCCGCCTCAGCATGTGAAATAGTATTGGTAGATACAGATGCCAGCGCCCTGGAATATTCCCGCAGCAGGTTGCCGGAACTGGAAGGCAGGCTGAGTGTGATAGAAGGAAATATATACCGCATCGCAAAAAAGATCTCCGCTCATTTTGATCTCATTATTATCGGCGGTGTGTTTGATTACCTGGAAGATAAAGCCATTGTTGCCATCACCAAAGAACTAAGAGCTAAACTAAGTCCGGATGGCATCCTGTTCTTCACCAATATAGCCACAGGAAACCCTTACCGTGTAAGCATGGAATACCTGGCAGACTGGTGCCTGATAGAAAGAAGCAGTAACGATATTTTCAACCTGCTGAAAAGCAGTGGTGCGCATGAACGTTATGAAATTGAAAAAGAAGATACAGGGCTCACTTATCTTGTAAAGGTTTATAAAAAATAA
- a CDS encoding YybH family protein, whose translation MKKRWMILPCCFLYSMLSAQSVQQVVNAERSFAQHALSHSIKQAFLQYLDSNGVVFTAGGEQNGLKFWEKAQETEAKLQWYPTYAGIAAAGDLGFTTGPFEFRQTLTGPLLGSGRYTTVWRKTDNGEWKFLVDLGVDLQPSLYDQQQPLTYFTPAGAADTSIQELERRLIRRYDSLSVAAFRDVITDASLFNIRGQVPKKGPQNIMQGLQGLPVKYEFIPVATGISKSKDLAYAYGIMKYNDKKTNYLRIWAHTTEGWKLLVQVLPW comes from the coding sequence ATGAAAAAGCGCTGGATGATCCTGCCCTGTTGTTTCCTGTATTCTATGTTGTCTGCCCAATCCGTTCAGCAAGTGGTCAATGCGGAAAGGTCCTTTGCACAGCACGCCCTCAGCCATAGTATTAAGCAGGCTTTCCTGCAATACCTGGATAGCAACGGGGTGGTGTTTACAGCGGGAGGGGAACAGAATGGTCTCAAATTCTGGGAGAAGGCGCAGGAAACGGAAGCCAAACTGCAATGGTATCCTACCTATGCAGGTATTGCCGCTGCCGGAGACCTGGGATTCACTACCGGTCCTTTTGAATTTCGTCAAACCCTTACCGGTCCTTTGCTTGGATCGGGGAGATATACTACGGTATGGCGGAAAACGGATAATGGAGAATGGAAGTTCCTGGTAGATCTGGGGGTGGACCTTCAACCTTCACTTTATGACCAACAGCAGCCGCTTACTTATTTCACACCTGCCGGTGCTGCAGATACAAGTATACAGGAATTGGAGCGGCGGCTGATCCGCCGGTATGATTCCCTTTCTGTGGCTGCGTTCCGGGATGTGATCACAGATGCTTCTTTGTTCAATATCCGGGGGCAGGTTCCGAAAAAAGGTCCGCAGAATATCATGCAGGGATTACAGGGATTGCCGGTTAAGTATGAGTTTATTCCTGTTGCTACCGGCATTTCGAAAAGTAAGGACCTGGCTTATGCCTATGGTATTATGAAGTACAATGATAAGAAAACGAATTATCTGCGGATCTGGGCACATACAACAGAAGGCTGGAAGCTGCTGGTGCAGGTATTGCCCTGGTGA
- a CDS encoding sensor histidine kinase produces the protein MDQLERKLHIYGYLAITVFFVVFYMLEMFFGAWKIDHLVLKIICVTIPFTLAIWMPTHWVVMWLRKRMPGMKLAWKRLCSAFLILLPYGMILGFTRVFLENYTLIWQKAIPFVWYYTWTSGMVVLIIFLQIAVYESIYYLIEWKKVSSEAEELKQLHLKMQFDSLKVQIQPHFLFNTLNTLIGLIEMDPKKARTFTEELAYVYRYLLEANDRAMISLEEELAFSKAYFFLLKNRYEEGLYLEIIGENDLNHYKIPPLSLQILLENAIKHNVITRARPLYIQIHVDHLAKQVTVVNNLQRKPVVDCTGKGLLHMEKKFRLMNLPDIKIEEAPDTFSVTVPLIKAHEYESINY, from the coding sequence ATGGATCAGCTGGAGAGAAAGCTCCATATATACGGTTACCTCGCCATTACGGTATTCTTTGTTGTTTTCTACATGCTGGAAATGTTCTTCGGTGCCTGGAAAATAGATCACCTGGTCCTGAAGATCATTTGTGTGACCATCCCTTTCACCCTGGCCATCTGGATGCCCACGCACTGGGTAGTGATGTGGTTAAGGAAAAGGATGCCGGGAATGAAACTGGCCTGGAAGCGGCTCTGCTCTGCCTTCCTCATATTACTTCCCTATGGCATGATCCTGGGATTCACCAGGGTGTTCCTGGAAAACTATACCCTCATCTGGCAAAAGGCCATTCCCTTTGTATGGTATTACACCTGGACCAGCGGCATGGTGGTGTTGATCATATTCCTGCAGATTGCCGTATACGAAAGCATCTACTATCTGATAGAATGGAAAAAAGTATCTTCTGAAGCTGAGGAATTAAAACAACTCCATTTAAAGATGCAGTTTGATTCCCTGAAAGTACAGATCCAGCCGCACTTCCTTTTCAACACCCTGAATACATTGATTGGCCTGATTGAAATGGACCCTAAGAAGGCCCGCACCTTCACGGAAGAACTGGCCTATGTGTACAGGTACCTGCTGGAAGCAAATGATCGTGCTATGATCAGCCTGGAAGAAGAGCTGGCTTTCAGCAAAGCCTATTTCTTCCTCTTAAAGAACAGGTATGAAGAAGGGCTCTACCTGGAGATCATCGGGGAAAACGATCTGAATCATTATAAGATACCGCCACTCAGTTTACAGATCCTGCTGGAAAATGCCATCAAACATAATGTCATCACCCGCGCCAGGCCCCTGTATATTCAGATCCATGTGGACCATCTGGCCAAACAGGTAACAGTGGTGAATAACCTGCAACGTAAACCGGTGGTGGACTGTACCGGCAAAGGCCTGTTACATATGGAAAAGAAGTTCCGCCTGATGAACCTTCCAGATATAAAGATCGAAGAAGCCCCCGATACCTTTTCTGTGACCGTCCCCCTTATCAAAGCGCACGAATATGAAAGTATTAATTATTGA
- a CDS encoding LytR/AlgR family response regulator transcription factor produces the protein MKVLIIEDESVAGQLLKSTIASVDPDIEVVDILDSVESSVQYLSTKPSLDLIFLDIELGDGQTFDIFKKVQIDAPVIFVTAYQEHALKAFKLNSVDYLLKPVSKDELTAALLKYRRLHVDQKQALQHNILSLLGNYRNEAGTHKSRYLARNGTRLISIPAEEIAYFYTKDKLQYIKTQQNGDYIIDKRLDDIEAEVSPKTFFRLNRQFIVNYECIEKVHTWFSGKMKVQVKPAAYEEIIISRLKAAEFKKWLGGE, from the coding sequence ATGAAAGTATTAATTATTGAAGACGAGTCCGTAGCCGGACAATTACTGAAGAGCACCATCGCGTCCGTTGATCCGGACATAGAAGTGGTGGATATCCTGGACAGTGTGGAATCCAGCGTACAGTACCTCAGCACCAAACCCTCACTGGACCTCATATTCCTGGATATTGAACTGGGAGACGGGCAAACATTTGATATCTTTAAAAAAGTGCAGATAGATGCCCCTGTGATATTTGTAACCGCCTACCAGGAACATGCATTGAAAGCTTTTAAGTTAAATAGTGTAGACTATCTCCTGAAACCCGTGAGCAAAGATGAACTCACCGCTGCACTGCTCAAATACAGGCGCCTGCATGTAGATCAGAAGCAGGCACTGCAGCACAATATCCTTTCTCTCCTGGGCAATTACAGGAACGAAGCAGGCACACATAAAAGCCGGTACCTGGCAAGGAACGGCACCCGCCTTATTTCCATCCCTGCAGAAGAGATCGCTTACTTCTACACGAAAGACAAACTGCAATATATCAAAACACAGCAGAACGGGGATTACATCATTGATAAAAGACTAGATGATATTGAAGCTGAAGTAAGCCCCAAAACCTTCTTCCGGCTTAACCGGCAGTTCATTGTGAACTATGAATGCATAGAGAAGGTACATACCTGGTTCAGCGGCAAAATGAAAGTACAGGTAAAACCTGCCGCCTATGAAGAGATTATCATCAGCAGATTAAAAGCTGCAGAGTTCAAGAAATGGCTCGGCGGGGAATAA